The bacterium genome includes a region encoding these proteins:
- a CDS encoding cation:proton antiporter subunit C — MWIEPVLSRIDYIVTVILFCIGLYALIVKPNLIKKLIGMNVIETSVYLFFIASADVRLGPATWQWAGPPEIADAAHAARAAAGQVALVNPIPSALILTAIVVSISVTAISLALSIKIYEHYGTLDTRKIMRLKG, encoded by the coding sequence ATGTGGATCGAACCGGTATTGAGTAGAATCGATTACATTGTTACCGTCATCCTGTTTTGCATCGGGCTGTATGCGCTGATCGTAAAACCCAATCTGATCAAGAAACTGATCGGGATGAATGTGATCGAAACTTCGGTCTACCTGTTCTTCATCGCCTCGGCGGATGTCCGGCTTGGACCTGCCACCTGGCAGTGGGCAGGACCGCCGGAAATTGCCGATGCCGCGCATGCGGCCAGAGCGGCAGCCGGGCAGGTGGCTTTGGTTAATCCAATACCATCGGCCCTTATTTTAACGGCCATTGTGGTCAGCATCAGTGTAACGGCCATTTCTTTGGCCTTATCCATAAAAATATACGAACATTACGGGACATTGGATACTCGGAAGATCATGAGATTAAAAGGGTAA
- a CDS encoding MnhB domain-containing protein produces MNDQGRKDRQEYHTGIVIQQVSRIMCPFVIMFGIYLITHGHLTPGGGFQGGVIISAACILFTLAFQRKKGRKMVPASSLMWGVSAGIFLYIGAGLAGMFLGYRFLANKAAGIYPSGMPGELLSGGTLFWINIGVGLAVASIFTGLFFAFLEERRDEAYRKNHRELPYTRRWSDVDRTGIE; encoded by the coding sequence ATGAATGACCAGGGAAGGAAAGATCGACAGGAATACCATACAGGCATTGTCATTCAGCAGGTCAGCCGGATAATGTGCCCCTTTGTTATCATGTTCGGCATCTACCTGATCACTCACGGGCATTTGACTCCGGGAGGGGGATTTCAGGGCGGGGTGATTATCAGTGCCGCATGCATTCTCTTCACTCTGGCTTTTCAGAGAAAAAAGGGCCGCAAGATGGTCCCCGCTTCTTCATTGATGTGGGGGGTCAGTGCGGGGATATTCCTGTATATCGGCGCAGGATTGGCCGGTATGTTCCTGGGATATCGTTTTCTGGCCAATAAGGCGGCTGGTATCTATCCGTCCGGTATGCCGGGAGAGCTTCTCAGCGGAGGGACTCTTTTTTGGATTAATATCGGTGTCGGTCTGGCTGTGGCCAGTATCTTCACCGGGTTATTTTTCGCATTCCTGGAAGAGAGGCGGGATGAAGCCTATCGGAAAAATCACCGGGAACTGCCGTACACGAGGAGATGGTCGGATGTGGATCGAACCGGTATTGAGTAG
- the mbhE gene encoding hydrogen gas-evolving membrane-bound hydrogenase subunit E, with protein MRKFLPAILFTVFAFSMVLVIMRFNPIGDPHLPGYADFVDPSLTKAQVVEKADSVALHYNRHACAETGALDIIAAIIFDYRGYDTLFETTVLFAALIGVLSIIGTRESDNPHE; from the coding sequence GTGAGGAAATTTCTTCCGGCCATACTGTTTACGGTTTTTGCCTTCAGCATGGTACTGGTTATCATGAGGTTTAACCCCATCGGGGATCCTCATCTGCCCGGATATGCAGATTTCGTTGATCCTTCCCTGACCAAAGCTCAGGTGGTTGAAAAGGCCGATTCCGTTGCCCTGCACTACAATCGTCATGCCTGCGCGGAGACGGGTGCGCTGGATATTATCGCGGCCATTATTTTCGATTACCGGGGGTATGATACCCTTTTTGAAACAACTGTTTTATTTGCAGCCCTGATTGGCGTACTTTCCATCATCGGCACGAGAGAGAGTGACAACCCCCATGAATGA
- a CDS encoding hydrogenase subunit MbhD domain-containing protein: MDPVILAHVIILIFLVATALAAIMSRDLLESVIIYSAYSFTITVTYSILRAVDVAMTEAAVGAGISSILFVAALCRTKRRED, translated from the coding sequence ATGGATCCTGTAATCCTGGCTCATGTGATTATCCTGATCTTTCTGGTGGCGACTGCTCTTGCGGCCATCATGTCCAGGGACCTTCTGGAATCGGTCATTATTTACAGTGCTTACAGCTTTACTATTACCGTAACCTACAGCATATTGAGGGCAGTGGATGTGGCCATGACCGAAGCTGCCGTGGGAGCTGGAATTTCCAGCATTTTGTTCGTCGCCGCCCTCTGCAGGACAAAGAGGAGGGAGGATTAA
- the mnhG gene encoding monovalent cation/H(+) antiporter subunit G, translating to MIYVTVLLQIVAGIFITGGVFFFVAATVGIIRMPDPYNRAHAAGKGDGPGFLLSLTGVWLYWLTINPLESLKILLILVFMLFSNPIAVHAILRFCYKTGVPWVKGTTVNLLKDRKG from the coding sequence ATGATCTACGTGACGGTATTGCTGCAGATTGTAGCCGGAATCTTTATTACCGGCGGTGTATTTTTTTTCGTTGCAGCCACGGTCGGTATCATCCGGATGCCTGACCCGTATAACCGGGCCCATGCAGCCGGAAAGGGTGATGGCCCGGGGTTTCTCCTCTCCCTGACCGGCGTATGGCTCTATTGGTTGACCATCAACCCCCTGGAGAGTTTAAAAATCCTGCTGATTCTTGTTTTCATGTTGTTTTCCAACCCGATAGCGGTGCATGCCATTCTGCGGTTCTGCTACAAGACCGGGGTGCCGTGGGTGAAGGGAACCACCGTGAATCTTTTGAAGGACCGGAAAGGTTGA
- a CDS encoding monovalent cation/H+ antiporter complex subunit F has protein sequence MIELDFLLKLAILVLSCTIFFCLYRAVLGPTTADRIIGINVVGTKAVVAFVFLAAIFQKSSFLDIAMLYAMLIYVTTIAFIKYLEHRDLGE, from the coding sequence GTGATTGAGCTCGACTTTTTATTGAAACTGGCTATTTTGGTCCTGTCCTGCACGATTTTTTTCTGCCTCTACCGGGCTGTGCTGGGTCCGACCACTGCCGACCGGATTATTGGCATCAATGTAGTGGGGACCAAGGCCGTAGTGGCGTTCGTTTTTCTGGCGGCCATTTTTCAAAAAAGCTCGTTCCTCGATATCGCCATGCTCTATGCCATGCTGATCTATGTGACCACAATCGCTTTTATCAAATATCTGGAACATCGGGACCTGGGTGAGTGA
- a CDS encoding Na+/H+ antiporter subunit E: protein MRRLLRGKKRDEFGVAAVCLFLFWMVISLHDGIWSKLGLINLFEHSIVGLIISLLIVSLYPECIFSSRQISKHRDLGTLFRLVMYGNRLMIDIFLAGIDVARRVLRRQLMISPGIVQVETPLHTDGEITLNANSITLTPGTITIEAEKTDKGSIFWVHCISQEAVKGILESGGFVEKIRSIYRRKQR, encoded by the coding sequence TTGAGAAGGTTATTGAGGGGAAAAAAGAGGGATGAATTTGGGGTGGCGGCAGTCTGTCTTTTTTTGTTCTGGATGGTTATTTCTCTCCATGACGGCATCTGGTCAAAATTAGGTCTGATAAATCTTTTCGAACACAGTATCGTCGGATTGATCATTTCCCTGCTCATCGTTTCCCTGTACCCGGAATGTATTTTCAGTTCCCGGCAAATCTCGAAGCACCGTGACCTTGGAACGCTGTTTCGGCTGGTCATGTACGGCAATCGTCTGATGATCGATATTTTCCTGGCCGGAATCGATGTGGCCAGGAGAGTATTGCGCAGACAATTGATGATCTCTCCGGGCATTGTCCAGGTTGAAACTCCTCTGCACACGGATGGGGAGATTACCCTGAACGCCAACTCGATTACTCTTACGCCCGGTACGATTACTATTGAGGCGGAAAAAACGGATAAAGGAAGTATTTTCTGGGTTCATTGTATCAGTCAGGAAGCAGTGAAGGGGATACTGGAGAGCGGGGGATTTGTGGAGAAAATCCGCTCTATTTATCGGAGGAAACAAAGGTGA
- a CDS encoding efflux RND transporter periplasmic adaptor subunit, with the protein MADIDLSKLKLDRSPVAEPSAKAARRGYRRLLAVFILLGAAAFVFRKVLVPTHQVEVTTVSQIYPAQTLTVLNASGYVVAQRKAAVSSKITGRLVSLSVEEGSRVREGQVIARLEEADAVSARNQAKANLRAARYNLEQARAELREAELVLNRSRQMLSRGFLSQADYDSVEARYQKTSAAVTAAEAAVDAQAAALEGASISVDHTFIRAPFDAVVLTKNADVGDVVTPLGAAANIKAAVVTIADMNSLQVEVDISESNLEKVKIGQPCEIQLDALPQFRFSGVVHMIVPTVDRTKAAIMVKVRFLDKDSRILPEMSARVAFLSRPLRNDEKTLRQVVSSTAIVTRQGKRVVFMVKGDRVIETPVTSGDRFGDMVEVVGGVKVGDRLVVKPPDELRHRARVRVNET; encoded by the coding sequence ATGGCCGACATTGATCTCTCAAAACTCAAGCTGGATAGATCCCCGGTAGCCGAACCTTCGGCCAAAGCCGCACGGCGTGGGTATCGTCGGCTTCTCGCCGTATTTATCCTTTTGGGTGCTGCTGCATTCGTTTTCAGAAAAGTGCTGGTCCCAACTCACCAGGTAGAAGTCACCACGGTTTCCCAGATATACCCCGCTCAAACCCTTACTGTTTTAAACGCCAGCGGCTATGTGGTTGCGCAGCGCAAAGCTGCTGTATCATCCAAGATCACTGGCCGGCTGGTATCACTGTCGGTTGAAGAGGGAAGCAGGGTCAGGGAGGGGCAGGTGATTGCCCGGCTTGAGGAAGCTGATGCTGTCTCGGCCCGGAATCAGGCAAAAGCCAATCTGAGGGCGGCGCGGTATAATCTCGAGCAGGCCAGGGCTGAACTTCGAGAAGCTGAACTGGTGTTAAACCGAAGCAGGCAGATGCTGAGCCGCGGCTTCCTGTCACAGGCAGACTACGATAGTGTCGAAGCCCGCTACCAGAAAACCTCGGCCGCGGTTACCGCAGCCGAGGCAGCGGTGGATGCTCAGGCAGCAGCCCTTGAGGGAGCCAGCATATCGGTTGACCACACCTTTATCCGGGCCCCCTTCGATGCTGTGGTGCTGACCAAAAACGCCGATGTCGGCGATGTCGTTACCCCTTTGGGGGCTGCGGCCAACATCAAGGCTGCCGTAGTCACCATCGCTGATATGAATTCCCTCCAGGTTGAGGTGGATATTTCCGAATCCAATCTGGAAAAGGTGAAAATAGGCCAGCCATGTGAGATCCAGCTCGACGCTCTGCCCCAGTTCCGTTTCAGCGGGGTCGTTCATATGATCGTACCGACCGTGGACCGGACCAAAGCGGCCATCATGGTCAAGGTACGGTTTTTGGATAAAGACAGCCGCATCCTGCCTGAGATGAGCGCCAGGGTTGCTTTCCTCTCACGTCCGCTGAGAAACGACGAGAAAACCCTGCGGCAGGTCGTAAGCTCGACCGCCATCGTGACCCGGCAGGGGAAAAGGGTGGTCTTTATGGTCAAAGGAGACCGGGTGATTGAAACCCCGGTTACGAGCGGCGACAGGTTCGGCGATATGGTTGAAGTGGTAGGCGGGGTGAAGGTTGGGGACAGGCTCGTGGTAAAGCCGCCGGACGAATTGCGGCACAGGGCCAGGGTAAGGGTTAATGAAACCTGA
- a CDS encoding ABC transporter ATP-binding protein, translating into MKPEQPIVEIRNLSKSYRRDSQRVSVLEGITLDIEAGEFLALMGPSGSGKSTLLNLVAGIDKPDSGTIRVGGIDISLLSEAQLARWRAAHVGFIFQFYNLIPVLTAFENIELPLLLTSLSRQERREHVDVALHLVNLQDRQDHYPGQLSGGEQQRVAIARAIITDPTIVVADEPTGDLDRISAGDVLDLMDRLNRELGKTIIMVTHDPRAAEKARIIRHLEKGVLQ; encoded by the coding sequence ATGAAACCTGAGCAGCCGATTGTCGAAATACGGAATCTGTCCAAATCATATCGCCGGGACAGCCAGAGGGTGTCGGTCCTTGAGGGCATAACGCTCGACATCGAGGCAGGGGAATTCCTCGCTCTGATGGGGCCTTCCGGCTCCGGGAAAAGCACCCTCCTGAACCTGGTCGCCGGCATCGATAAGCCGGACAGCGGAACTATCAGAGTGGGCGGTATTGATATATCGCTCCTTTCCGAAGCTCAACTGGCCCGGTGGCGGGCCGCTCATGTGGGTTTCATTTTTCAGTTTTACAACCTGATCCCTGTGCTCACGGCCTTTGAGAATATCGAATTGCCCCTGCTTCTGACCAGCCTTTCCCGGCAGGAACGGCGGGAGCATGTCGATGTGGCCCTTCATCTGGTCAATCTCCAGGACCGGCAGGATCACTACCCCGGCCAGCTCTCCGGAGGCGAGCAGCAGCGGGTGGCCATTGCCCGGGCCATTATCACCGATCCGACCATCGTGGTGGCGGATGAGCCGACAGGCGATCTGGACCGTATCTCTGCCGGGGATGTTCTCGACCTTATGGACCGTCTCAACCGGGAGCTGGGCAAAACCATCATCATGGTGACCCATGACCCGCGGGCAGCCGAAAAGGCCCGGATTATCAGGCACCTGGAAAAAGGGGTCCTGCAATGA
- a CDS encoding FtsX-like permease family protein, translating to MLQLKLLFKNAFRHKVRTFLTILSITIALLAFGLLQTFINAWYAGPETSSACRMVTRNAISLTFPLPLSYKDKIRQIEGVRELTYGNWFGGIYIEEKNFFANFAIEPLGYLKLYDYAIPDGQREKFLRDRRAALAGRAIVERFGWKIGDIITLKGTIYPGTWEFMLAGVYRRGSVDIDESQFFFHWDYLNEALKKSMPHRADQVDFYIIGVSRPEMTTEVALAVDKTFKNSLAETLTETERSFQLSFITMSEAIIKAIQLISFVVIGIIMAVAVNTMTMSVRERIGEYAVFKTLGFGGRQIVALIVGESLIITMTGCIIAIFLTFPMVKTLGRTLRNYLPIFRVDREVFYYYLAASFVVGIVAAIIPAWRALRVPVAEALRRIA from the coding sequence ATGCTTCAACTCAAGCTGCTGTTCAAAAATGCCTTCCGCCATAAGGTCCGCACGTTTTTAACCATTCTCAGCATCACCATTGCCCTTCTGGCCTTCGGGCTCCTGCAAACGTTCATCAATGCCTGGTATGCCGGGCCGGAAACCTCTTCCGCCTGCCGGATGGTGACCAGAAACGCCATTTCCCTCACCTTTCCCCTTCCCCTTTCCTATAAAGATAAAATCCGCCAGATCGAGGGAGTGCGGGAATTGACCTACGGGAACTGGTTTGGCGGCATCTATATCGAAGAAAAAAACTTCTTTGCCAACTTCGCCATCGAGCCGCTGGGGTATCTTAAACTCTACGACTACGCGATACCGGACGGGCAAAGGGAAAAATTTCTGCGTGACCGCCGGGCGGCCCTCGCCGGGCGGGCGATCGTGGAGAGATTCGGCTGGAAGATCGGCGATATTATTACCCTGAAAGGAACGATCTATCCCGGCACCTGGGAATTTATGCTGGCCGGTGTCTATCGCCGGGGGAGTGTCGATATCGATGAATCCCAGTTTTTCTTCCATTGGGATTACCTCAATGAAGCGCTCAAGAAGTCCATGCCCCATCGGGCGGATCAGGTCGATTTCTATATTATTGGCGTGAGCAGGCCGGAAATGACCACAGAAGTGGCTCTGGCAGTGGATAAAACCTTCAAAAACTCTCTGGCCGAGACCCTGACCGAAACCGAACGGTCCTTCCAGCTCAGTTTTATCACCATGAGCGAGGCGATCATCAAGGCCATACAGCTTATCTCTTTTGTGGTAATCGGCATCATCATGGCTGTGGCTGTCAACACCATGACCATGTCGGTCAGGGAAAGGATCGGTGAGTATGCGGTCTTTAAAACTCTGGGTTTCGGTGGCCGCCAGATCGTCGCCTTGATCGTCGGAGAGTCTCTGATTATCACCATGACAGGCTGCATTATCGCTATTTTCCTTACCTTTCCGATGGTAAAAACCCTGGGCCGGACCCTTCGCAATTACCTGCCGATATTCAGGGTGGATCGAGAGGTCTTTTATTACTACCTGGCAGCCTCTTTTGTGGTCGGGATCGTGGCGGCCATTATCCCGGCATGGCGGGCGCTCAGGGTTCCCGTCGCCGAAGCTTTGCGGAGGATCGCCTAG
- a CDS encoding ABC transporter permease, with amino-acid sequence MAGIPFSYSVRNLWTRRLTTFLTALGMALVVFVLASSRMLAEGLKKTLVQTGSADNVVVIRKGAPTEVLSGIAREQAAIVESQPEIALGPRGQPLLAREVVVLINLQRRESDRQANVVIRGIGERSMLLRPKVKLAQGRLPRPGTSDIIVGRNIARRFQGSGIGETLRFGLREWTVVGIFDAGNTGFGSEIWGDVDQLMQAFRRPVYSSIIFRLNRISHFQQLKANIETNPRLRLEVRREIEYYAEQSKWMAKFLRVLGTTLTVIFSLGAVIGAIITMYAAVATRTREIGTLRALGFRRTDILSAFLFESLLLGFLGGVAGLFFASFLQFLTISTTNFQTFSELTFSFSLSPRIAYQALAFSLIMGLVGGVLPAFKASRMNIVEALRAG; translated from the coding sequence ATGGCCGGCATTCCCTTTTCCTACAGCGTTCGAAACCTCTGGACCCGCAGGCTGACTACCTTTCTTACTGCCCTTGGCATGGCGCTGGTGGTATTTGTTCTGGCTTCGAGTCGGATGCTGGCCGAGGGGCTGAAAAAAACCCTGGTCCAGACCGGATCCGCGGACAATGTGGTGGTTATCCGCAAGGGAGCGCCTACCGAGGTCCTCAGCGGTATTGCCCGTGAGCAGGCAGCCATAGTCGAGTCACAGCCCGAGATCGCGCTCGGCCCCCGGGGACAGCCCTTGCTGGCCAGGGAAGTGGTGGTCCTGATCAACCTTCAAAGGCGGGAGAGCGACAGACAGGCGAATGTAGTGATCAGGGGCATCGGCGAGCGCTCGATGCTCCTTCGGCCCAAGGTGAAACTGGCGCAAGGACGCCTGCCAAGGCCGGGGACATCGGATATTATCGTCGGACGGAATATCGCCAGAAGATTTCAGGGAAGCGGCATCGGGGAAACTCTCCGCTTCGGCCTGCGGGAGTGGACGGTAGTGGGTATATTCGATGCCGGAAATACCGGCTTTGGCTCGGAAATATGGGGTGATGTCGATCAGCTCATGCAGGCTTTCCGCCGTCCGGTCTATTCTTCGATCATCTTCAGGCTGAACAGAATTTCGCATTTTCAGCAACTGAAGGCAAATATCGAAACCAACCCGCGCCTGAGACTGGAGGTCAGGCGGGAAATCGAATATTATGCAGAGCAATCGAAATGGATGGCTAAATTCCTGCGTGTTCTGGGAACGACATTGACCGTGATCTTCTCGCTGGGAGCCGTTATCGGGGCCATAATCACCATGTATGCCGCCGTGGCCACCAGAACCCGCGAAATCGGGACCTTACGCGCTCTCGGCTTCCGGCGCACAGACATCCTCTCGGCCTTTCTCTTCGAGTCCCTGCTCCTCGGCTTTCTGGGCGGTGTGGCAGGCCTGTTTTTTGCCTCCTTCCTGCAATTTTTAACCATCTCGACCACGAACTTTCAAACCTTCTCGGAGCTGACCTTTTCCTTCTCCCTTTCCCCCAGGATAGCTTACCAGGCCCTGGCTTTCTCACTGATCATGGGCCTCGTGGGTGGAGTGCTCCCGGCCTTCAAGGCTTCACGCATGAATATCGTCGAGGCGCTTCGGGCAGGTTGA
- a CDS encoding DEAD/DEAH box helicase, with protein MDFASLKIPEAVLKGIEAVGFTECTSIQEATIPLALEGRDIAGQAQTGTGKTAAFLIVLFTRLLEDPPPPDGSPKHARALIIAPSRELVVQIHKDAMAIGQYTGLTMAPIFGGIDYQKQAQTLRNGVDIIIGTPGRLIDYYNQKMFSLKHIKILVVDEADRMFDMGFIRDIRHIMRRLPPYDQRQSMLFSATLSTRVMELTYEHMNMPEKIVINPEQMTVDRVEQSLYHVGKNERFSLLMGILKTDGCDRTMIFSNTRREAQQITDYLRANNYQAQAITGDLPQKKRLRILESFKQGRLPILVATDVASRGIHIDDVTHVINYCIPQDREDYVHRIGRTARAGAAGKAISLVCEDCALYLENIEEFIKGKIPVYWAEDELLLKYQRPARKRSPSPQKGEGQRRSGDSRKHHPRKKRAFAGRSGSGNAQLARAAENKPAEEEKAAHSSAVPGQKISSGEVPAKKKRRRRRRKRTRSDQAHKKPEAGSSEAEAPQAQSQETGG; from the coding sequence ATGGACTTCGCATCACTGAAAATACCAGAAGCGGTTCTGAAAGGGATTGAAGCTGTCGGCTTTACCGAATGCACTTCGATCCAGGAAGCAACGATTCCCCTGGCCCTGGAGGGAAGGGATATTGCCGGTCAGGCACAGACAGGGACCGGAAAAACCGCAGCCTTTTTGATTGTCCTGTTTACCCGCCTCCTGGAAGACCCGCCACCTCCTGACGGGTCCCCAAAGCATGCCCGCGCGCTCATCATTGCTCCCAGCCGGGAGCTGGTAGTCCAGATTCATAAAGACGCTATGGCCATAGGTCAATATACCGGACTGACCATGGCTCCCATCTTCGGAGGAATTGATTACCAGAAACAGGCGCAAACCCTTCGAAACGGTGTGGATATCATTATCGGTACTCCGGGCCGGTTGATCGACTACTACAATCAGAAAATGTTCAGCCTCAAACACATCAAGATCCTGGTCGTAGATGAGGCGGACCGGATGTTTGACATGGGATTTATCCGGGACATCCGGCATATTATGCGCAGGCTCCCCCCCTATGACCAGCGGCAGAGTATGCTGTTTTCAGCAACGCTGTCCACCAGGGTCATGGAATTGACTTATGAACATATGAACATGCCGGAAAAAATCGTGATCAATCCGGAGCAGATGACCGTAGACCGGGTCGAGCAATCCCTCTATCACGTGGGCAAAAACGAGCGCTTCAGCCTTCTGATGGGCATCCTGAAAACGGACGGCTGTGACCGGACCATGATCTTTTCCAATACGCGTCGCGAAGCCCAACAGATTACCGATTACCTGCGGGCCAATAATTACCAGGCCCAGGCAATCACCGGCGATCTTCCGCAAAAAAAACGGCTGCGCATCCTGGAGAGTTTCAAGCAGGGCCGCCTTCCCATTCTGGTAGCCACGGATGTCGCTTCCCGCGGAATCCATATTGACGATGTCACCCACGTCATTAACTACTGCATTCCGCAGGATCGGGAGGATTATGTCCACCGCATCGGACGCACAGCCAGGGCCGGAGCGGCCGGAAAGGCTATCAGCCTGGTCTGTGAGGACTGTGCCCTGTACCTGGAAAACATCGAGGAATTTATCAAGGGGAAAATTCCCGTGTACTGGGCCGAGGATGAGCTTTTGTTGAAATACCAGCGCCCGGCCAGGAAGAGAAGCCCATCACCCCAAAAAGGAGAGGGGCAAAGGCGCAGCGGCGACAGCAGGAAACACCATCCCAGAAAAAAAAGAGCATTTGCAGGCAGGTCAGGTTCAGGAAATGCTCAACTTGCCAGGGCTGCGGAGAATAAACCGGCAGAGGAAGAAAAGGCGGCGCATTCCAGCGCGGTTCCCGGCCAGAAGATTTCTAGCGGAGAGGTTCCGGCAAAAAAGAAGCGGCGACGCCGACGCCGAAAACGAACCCGAAGTGATCAGGCCCACAAGAAGCCGGAGGCAGGATCTTCTGAGGCCGAAGCCCCACAGGCACAGTCCCAGGAGACAGGCGGTTGA
- a CDS encoding DUF402 domain-containing protein: MPAPSVKIRGFYSTALTRFLLDHGYKIARPSRQIQERFGFSGVKSPGDIKIRDREDHQGVLLSGDRELVVQLISLFRSHFLDMAVRPAGFGQRAGECPIEAELEMEIEFPGASKAALDTLRDRVTPTVRNHHLLKIVSSLWVELAEEAIRSMPLLKAKLEEGLRETIVLSPLSRQKGLIGLIHVHPEGQEISLRGGKIISLENSHLVMRREFSEAHGCYDGLGLPIEQGDYGITEVTENAWFLQHSYYAQDGSLKGTYWNINTPIEFYPDHIRYLDLHIDVVQKPGLVPQIVDREKLDRAVALGLISPELASRACEVASSLRKKLSV; the protein is encoded by the coding sequence ATGCCTGCACCGTCAGTCAAAATCCGCGGCTTCTATTCCACCGCCCTGACCCGGTTTCTCCTTGACCACGGGTATAAAATCGCCCGGCCATCCCGGCAGATCCAGGAGCGCTTTGGATTTTCGGGAGTAAAATCCCCCGGGGATATCAAGATCCGTGACCGCGAAGATCACCAGGGCGTGCTGCTTTCAGGAGACAGGGAACTGGTTGTGCAATTGATCTCGCTGTTCAGAAGCCACTTCCTCGATATGGCTGTGCGGCCTGCCGGATTCGGGCAGCGGGCAGGGGAATGTCCGATCGAGGCTGAGCTCGAAATGGAAATAGAATTTCCCGGAGCATCGAAAGCAGCCCTTGATACCCTCCGGGACCGGGTAACGCCAACCGTACGGAACCATCATCTGCTGAAAATTGTTTCCTCGCTATGGGTCGAACTGGCGGAAGAGGCGATCCGCTCTATGCCTCTCCTCAAGGCGAAGCTGGAGGAAGGGCTGCGGGAAACCATCGTTCTCAGCCCCTTGAGCCGCCAGAAAGGGCTGATCGGCCTGATTCATGTCCATCCGGAAGGGCAGGAAATTTCACTTCGGGGAGGGAAAATCATCTCCCTGGAAAACAGCCATCTGGTCATGCGGAGAGAATTTTCCGAAGCTCACGGTTGCTATGATGGCCTTGGACTTCCCATCGAACAGGGGGATTATGGAATTACGGAAGTTACGGAAAACGCCTGGTTTTTACAGCACTCCTACTATGCTCAGGATGGCTCATTGAAGGGAACCTACTGGAATATCAACACCCCCATCGAGTTCTATCCTGATCACATCCGCTACCTGGATCTGCATATCGATGTAGTTCAAAAGCCGGGGCTGGTACCCCAGATTGTCGATCGGGAAAAACTGGACAGGGCTGTGGCCCTGGGGCTGATCAGCCCGGAGCTGGCCAGCCGTGCCTGCGAGGTAGCCAGCTCTTTGAGAAAAAAGCTATCAGTCTGA